A window of Campylobacter cuniculorum DSM 23162 = LMG 24588 contains these coding sequences:
- a CDS encoding FxsA family protein, which yields MSKSLSLMPLFLLEIAASVLFIMAFGLGNFLIFILMSVIFGVVLLVIFWNNMLEFQVRDFKSMLRQFSFVIAGFLLIFPGILTSIFGLMVLIFGLVLKTKPRKSQKANNEEIIDVEIIEDTK from the coding sequence ATGAGTAAAAGCTTAAGTTTAATGCCTTTATTTTTGCTTGAAATTGCTGCAAGTGTGCTTTTTATCATGGCTTTTGGTCTAGGAAATTTTTTAATTTTTATCTTAATGAGCGTGATTTTTGGCGTGGTGCTTTTGGTGATTTTTTGGAATAACATGCTGGAATTTCAAGTGAGAGATTTTAAGAGTATGTTGAGGCAGTTTAGCTTTGTGATTGCGGGATTTTTGTTGATTTTTCCCGGAATTTTGACAAGTATTTTTGGACTTATGGTTTTAATCTTTGGACTCGTTTTAAAAACAAAACCCAGAAAATCTCAAAAAGCAAACAATGAAGAAATCATCGATGTGGAGATTATCGAGGATACAAAATGA
- a CDS encoding DNA methyltransferase translates to MITFDFTQFKNADFVSNFKEDSVRKFIIDPLLDKIGFVLKDDKNPKKLEMKLSEEREADIRIGSNKNIKTRLIPDYTLYVDSKLHCILDAKAAKINIEKGSEAFKQALSYATNFNAHYFALCNGLKFNLFSILGQEVLLELDFMSVEDGQEALLKQYLSTPPHSLRQDIHSKVQRVKKPDSWYLERPLPQAILKPQKQAKARYFGCTAYFTRQSWDIVTQNIKNFTDEGDVVLDPFGGSGVSAIEAMMNGRIGIHTDLNPLSIFMVKALSAKVDCGVLYDLSEEILAEFESLKPQNEKEAKSLLKSAKYYPNTLSEEFGETASQKEQDASLWIPQDELLPKGSDVDSVLGLFTPLQLAELALLRKLIFKHTTPSGNKELRITKRNLRYSLMLAFYNTITLINLTYHNTDRGGPASAITRYYRYRIAPKPDFLDTAKTFRAKIQRVLKGKRELENSPVFYSTYFHPTTRVIKDFKHQLLKARLDEDLSKIDSLLDKTNGEKIFQADATKLKEIEKESIDFIYTDPPYGAKIPYLDLSTMWNAWLDLPVSKEVREKECIEKGSLEKTREEYYDLMKASLKEMYRVLKFNRWLAFVFQHQDPKLWQIIKNSAEEVGFEYVQSIRQSNGQTSFKKRQYSFSVLSGQLIMYFKKVDNPKTRAKQDLGDNFDIIIECARDEIIKNDGATFDEIHDAIMIKAMDEGFLDELSENFSQIMPFVEQRLDFDEKTKKYHIGEFDPHKHMSIPLEVRAHYFITSYCNRCKKEGRPALFDDICLEVIPKLSNGVSPSNDDIRNILDKIAVIVDKKTGEYRLKNKRDKEPSLFEDF, encoded by the coding sequence ATGATCACTTTTGATTTCACACAATTTAAAAACGCAGATTTTGTGAGCAATTTCAAAGAGGATTCTGTGAGAAAATTCATCATCGATCCCCTTTTAGATAAAATCGGCTTTGTGTTAAAAGACGATAAGAATCCCAAAAAGCTTGAAATGAAACTTTCAGAGGAAAGAGAAGCGGACATTAGAATCGGCAGCAACAAGAACATTAAAACAAGATTGATTCCAGACTACACGCTCTATGTGGATTCTAAGCTTCATTGTATCCTTGATGCAAAGGCTGCTAAGATAAATATAGAAAAAGGGAGTGAAGCCTTCAAACAAGCCTTGAGTTATGCGACAAATTTCAATGCCCATTATTTCGCCCTTTGTAATGGCTTAAAATTCAATCTTTTTAGCATTTTAGGGCAAGAAGTTTTGTTAGAGCTTGATTTTATGTCTGTAGAAGATGGACAAGAAGCATTGCTTAAACAATACCTAAGCACTCCTCCTCATTCTTTAAGGCAAGACATTCACTCAAAGGTTCAACGCGTTAAAAAGCCTGATTCTTGGTATTTAGAGCGTCCTTTACCTCAAGCGATTTTAAAGCCTCAAAAACAAGCAAAGGCAAGGTATTTTGGTTGCACAGCGTATTTTACGCGCCAAAGTTGGGATATTGTCACGCAAAACATTAAGAATTTCACCGATGAGGGCGATGTCGTGCTTGATCCCTTTGGAGGAAGTGGAGTGAGTGCGATTGAAGCCATGATGAATGGCAGAATAGGAATCCACACCGATCTCAATCCCCTCTCAATCTTTATGGTTAAAGCCTTAAGTGCGAAAGTGGATTGTGGTGTGCTCTATGATTTAAGCGAGGAGATTTTAGCAGAATTTGAAAGTCTCAAACCTCAAAACGAAAAAGAGGCAAAGTCTTTGCTAAAGAGTGCAAAATACTATCCTAATACTCTAAGCGAGGAATTTGGAGAGACTGCCTCACAAAAAGAGCAGGATGCAAGCCTATGGATTCCACAAGATGAACTCTTGCCAAAGGGCAGTGATGTGGATAGTGTTTTAGGGCTTTTCACTCCTTTGCAACTTGCTGAACTCGCCCTTTTACGCAAACTCATTTTCAAGCACACCACACCAAGCGGAAACAAAGAGCTTAGAATCACCAAAAGAAATCTACGTTATTCTTTAATGTTGGCGTTTTATAATACAATCACTCTCATTAATCTCACATATCACAATACAGACAGGGGCGGTCCCGCTTCCGCTATAACGAGATATTATCGCTACAGAATCGCACCAAAACCAGATTTTTTAGATACAGCAAAAACCTTTAGAGCTAAGATTCAACGTGTCCTCAAAGGTAAAAGAGAGCTTGAAAATTCTCCCGTGTTCTATAGTACCTATTTTCACCCCACTACAAGAGTGATTAAAGACTTCAAACACCAACTTCTAAAAGCACGTTTGGATGAAGATTTAAGCAAAATTGACTCCTTGCTTGATAAGACAAATGGAGAAAAGATCTTCCAAGCCGATGCGACAAAGCTTAAAGAGATAGAAAAGGAGAGCATAGACTTCATCTACACAGATCCACCCTATGGGGCGAAGATTCCCTATTTAGATCTTAGCACCATGTGGAATGCGTGGCTTGATTTGCCTGTTAGCAAGGAGGTTAGAGAGAAAGAATGCATAGAAAAGGGAAGCTTGGAAAAAACACGCGAGGAGTATTATGATTTAATGAAAGCAAGTTTGAAAGAAATGTATAGGGTTTTGAAATTCAATCGTTGGCTTGCCTTTGTGTTTCAACATCAAGATCCAAAATTATGGCAAATCATTAAAAATTCCGCCGAAGAAGTGGGCTTTGAATATGTTCAAAGCATAAGACAGAGCAATGGACAAACGAGCTTTAAAAAGCGTCAATATTCCTTTTCCGTTTTAAGCGGACAATTGATTATGTATTTTAAAAAGGTGGATAATCCAAAAACAAGGGCGAAACAAGACTTGGGCGATAATTTTGACATTATCATAGAATGTGCAAGAGATGAGATCATTAAAAATGATGGGGCGACTTTTGATGAAATTCATGATGCGATAATGATAAAGGCGATGGATGAGGGGTTTTTAGACGAATTGAGCGAGAATTTTAGCCAAATTATGCCCTTTGTGGAGCAAAGACTTGATTTTGATGAAAAAACCAAAAAATACCACATCGGTGAATTTGACCCGCACAAACACATGAGCATTCCGCTAGAAGTGAGAGCACATTATTTCATCACTTCATATTGCAATCGTTGCAAAAAGGAGGGACGTCCTGCACTTTTTGATGACATTTGCCTTGAAGTGATTCCAAAGCTTAGCAATGGAGTCTCTCCAAGCAATGATGACATTAGAAATATTTTAGATAAAATCGCCGTCATTGTGGATAAAAAAACGGGCGAATACCGGCTTAAAAATAAAAGAGATAAAGAACCAAGTTTATTTGAGGATTTTTAA
- the hemC gene encoding hydroxymethylbilane synthase: MKELIIATRKSQLALWQSEFIADFLEKTHHIKVRLEGFKTKGDVILDTPLAKIGGKGLFTKELEESMLRGEAHLAVHSLKDVPSFFPKGLKLAAISKREQSNDAMLSQNYENLQALPKGAKIGTTSLRRKMQLLTLRSDLNIISLRGNVNSRIEKLKKGEFDAIILAQAGIKRLGLDKAVKFLYTFSKDELIPAAAQGALGIESLDKKEILDLLECLQDKNAYIETKIERDFIKTLEGGCQVPIGINAELKDDFIFVRAVLGLPDGSEFIKEKSKIKKNEFEDYGEKLAKIFIEKGAKDLLKRAEKMI, translated from the coding sequence ATGAAAGAATTAATTATCGCAACAAGAAAAAGTCAATTAGCCCTTTGGCAGAGTGAATTTATAGCTGATTTTCTTGAAAAAACTCATCACATCAAAGTGCGTTTGGAGGGTTTTAAGACCAAAGGCGATGTGATTTTAGACACTCCCTTAGCAAAAATCGGTGGTAAGGGGCTTTTTACAAAAGAACTTGAAGAGAGCATGTTAAGAGGAGAAGCCCATTTAGCTGTGCATAGCCTTAAAGATGTGCCAAGTTTCTTTCCCAAAGGTTTAAAACTTGCCGCTATAAGCAAAAGAGAACAAAGCAATGACGCAATGCTTAGTCAAAATTACGAAAATTTACAAGCCCTTCCAAAAGGTGCAAAAATCGGCACTACAAGCTTAAGACGCAAGATGCAACTTTTAACCCTAAGGAGTGATTTAAACATCATTTCTTTAAGAGGAAATGTTAATTCTCGCATAGAAAAGCTTAAAAAAGGCGAATTTGACGCTATCATTTTAGCACAAGCGGGGATTAAAAGGCTTGGTTTGGATAAAGCAGTGAAATTTTTATACACTTTTTCAAAAGACGAACTCATCCCCGCAGCAGCACAAGGGGCTTTAGGTATAGAAAGTCTTGATAAAAAAGAAATTCTGGATTTATTAGAATGTCTTCAAGATAAAAATGCTTATATAGAAACGAAAATCGAAAGGGATTTTATCAAAACTTTAGAGGGCGGTTGTCAAGTGCCTATAGGAATCAATGCTGAACTTAAGGATGATTTTATTTTTGTCCGTGCGGTGTTAGGACTACCTGATGGAAGCGAGTTTATCAAAGAAAAATCAAAGATTAAAAAGAATGAATTTGAGGATTATGGAGAAAAACTTGCAAAAATTTTTATAGAAAAAGGTGCAAAAGATTTGCTTAAAAGAGCTGAAAAGATGATTTGA
- a CDS encoding menaquinone biosynthesis decarboxylase: protein MQNFIELLKENDLLKIIEEPLDVELEIPHLAYIEAKKEQGKALLFTNAVSKKEHKNYQFKVLMNTFCNEKALNLAFGRDYKEVSAEISKLLKLHIPTNFKAKVDFFMKLLTLKNVPPKRIHAKYRKYDFQTLHSLDELPILKTWEYDGGKFITMGQVYTQSPDKTQNNLGMYRLQVSGKNELLMHWQIHKDGANFYKEYKKAGLKQMPVSIAIGGDPLYIWCAQAPLPKGIFELLLYGFIKKTPAKLTPCENGIFVPFDSDIVLEGYVNLDEFKIEGPFGDHTGFYTPKEPFPVMKIEKISVKENAIYQATVVGKPPLEDKFMALGTERIFLPLLQSTICDLIDYKMPENGVFHNLILAKIRTNYPAHAKQLMHAFWGIGQMSFVKHAIFVDENAPDLEDYDALIKYILNRFSTKNLLISEGICDQLDHSSPHACFGGKAGLDATRDFKADKLELLKDKDLKRLFNEEQIVDLKQFYTQTQNPIVCVLVKKKERLKRLFKRLLKFKKHFRIIVFLDSDNKLANPYMLVWRVVNNIDALRDIFIEEEVVGIDASAKGALEDYTRIWPKQTDCSKKVIEDLISRKILKNDTKLFKKFEIF, encoded by the coding sequence ATGCAAAATTTTATCGAACTTTTAAAAGAAAATGATTTGCTTAAAATCATAGAAGAACCCTTAGATGTGGAGCTTGAAATTCCTCATTTAGCTTATATAGAAGCTAAAAAGGAGCAGGGAAAGGCTTTGCTTTTTACAAATGCTGTAAGCAAAAAAGAACATAAAAATTATCAATTTAAGGTATTAATGAATACCTTTTGCAATGAAAAAGCCCTAAATTTAGCTTTTGGTAGAGATTATAAAGAAGTCAGTGCTGAAATTTCTAAACTTTTAAAACTCCATATCCCTACAAATTTTAAGGCTAAAGTGGATTTTTTTATGAAACTTCTCACGCTTAAAAATGTCCCCCCTAAAAGAATCCATGCAAAATACCGCAAATATGATTTTCAAACTCTTCACTCTCTTGATGAACTTCCTATCCTTAAAACTTGGGAGTATGATGGGGGTAAATTCATCACTATGGGGCAGGTTTATACTCAAAGTCCGGATAAAACGCAAAACAATCTAGGAATGTATCGCCTTCAAGTCAGCGGTAAAAATGAACTTTTAATGCATTGGCAAATTCACAAAGACGGAGCGAATTTTTACAAAGAATACAAAAAAGCAGGATTAAAGCAAATGCCTGTAAGCATTGCTATAGGAGGCGACCCGCTTTATATTTGGTGTGCACAAGCTCCTCTTCCAAAGGGAATTTTTGAACTTTTGCTCTATGGATTCATTAAAAAAACTCCGGCAAAGCTCACCCCTTGCGAAAATGGAATTTTCGTGCCTTTTGATAGCGATATAGTCCTTGAAGGTTATGTCAATTTAGATGAATTTAAAATCGAAGGTCCTTTTGGAGACCATACGGGTTTTTATACGCCAAAAGAGCCTTTTCCTGTGATGAAGATTGAAAAAATTTCTGTAAAAGAAAATGCAATCTATCAAGCCACAGTCGTAGGAAAACCGCCTTTAGAAGATAAATTTATGGCACTAGGCACAGAGAGGATTTTCTTGCCTCTTTTGCAAAGCACGATTTGCGATTTGATTGATTATAAAATGCCAGAAAATGGAGTTTTTCATAATCTCATTTTAGCAAAAATCCGCACAAATTATCCCGCACACGCAAAACAGCTCATGCACGCCTTTTGGGGAATAGGACAAATGAGTTTTGTCAAACACGCGATTTTTGTTGATGAAAATGCACCAGATTTAGAGGATTATGATGCTTTGATAAAATATATTTTAAATCGCTTCAGCACGAAAAATTTACTCATCAGCGAGGGAATTTGCGACCAGCTTGACCACTCCTCGCCCCATGCGTGTTTTGGAGGAAAAGCCGGGCTTGACGCAACGCGTGATTTCAAAGCGGACAAGCTAGAGCTTTTAAAAGATAAAGACCTTAAAAGGCTTTTTAATGAAGAGCAAATCGTGGATTTAAAGCAATTTTACACACAGACTCAAAATCCTATCGTTTGCGTTTTGGTTAAGAAAAAAGAAAGACTTAAGCGTCTTTTTAAAAGACTTTTGAAATTTAAAAAACATTTTAGAATCATTGTATTTTTGGATTCTGATAACAAACTCGCAAATCCTTACATGCTCGTTTGGCGTGTGGTTAATAATATCGACGCTCTAAGAGATATTTTTATCGAAGAAGAGGTTGTGGGCATTGATGCGAGTGCTAAGGGTGCTTTGGAAGATTATACACGAATCTGGCCTAAGCAGACAGATTGCTCTAAAAAAGTCATTGAAGATTTGATTTCACGTAAAATTTTAAAAAATGACACCAAGCTTTTTAAAAAATTTGAAATTTTTTAA
- a CDS encoding NUDIX domain-containing protein has product MGFKNLKEENFETSLYIKPKRFSYESREKTYFWDFIEVKDSVSVLLYHKDFESFIFVRQFRIPLWYHQSKDKSYKKDENMGYSIELCSGLVDKNLSLEEIAKEECMEEIGYKPKFLEKIGDFYTGFGSGVSRQSFYFASLDESDKIGLGGGIDGEQIETIFVKVKECETFFSKTIHTPLLNFAYLWFMKEKAQNFGLA; this is encoded by the coding sequence ATGGGTTTTAAGAATTTAAAAGAAGAGAATTTTGAGACTTCGCTTTATATAAAACCTAAGAGATTCAGCTATGAAAGCAGAGAAAAGACCTATTTTTGGGATTTTATCGAGGTTAAAGACAGCGTTTCTGTGCTTTTGTATCACAAAGATTTTGAAAGTTTTATTTTTGTGCGTCAGTTTAGAATTCCTCTTTGGTATCATCAAAGTAAGGATAAAAGCTATAAAAAAGATGAAAATATGGGCTATAGCATTGAACTTTGTTCGGGTTTGGTGGATAAGAATTTAAGCCTTGAAGAAATAGCCAAAGAAGAATGTATGGAAGAAATAGGCTATAAACCAAAATTTTTAGAAAAAATCGGCGATTTTTATACAGGTTTTGGTTCGGGCGTGAGTCGCCAAAGTTTTTATTTTGCTTCTCTTGATGAAAGCGATAAAATAGGACTTGGAGGCGGGATTGACGGAGAGCAGATTGAAACCATTTTTGTCAAAGTCAAAGAATGCGAAACATTCTTTTCAAAAACCATTCATACGCCCTTGCTGAATTTCGCATATTTATGGTTTATGAAAGAAAAGGCTCAAAATTTTGGTCTTGCTTGA
- the flgE gene encoding flagellar hook protein FlgE — MMRSLWSGVSGLQTHQIAMDVEGNNIANVNTNGFKYSRADFGTMFSQTVKIATVPTDGRGGQNPLQIGLGASVSSTTRIHSQGSVQTTDKNTDVAINGDGFFMVSDDGGLTNYLTRNGDFKLDAYGNFVNNTGFIVQGWNINWADQTIDSSRIPGNIFIDPGMHIPAQKSTEVSIKANLNSGLNIGTSSRNLYALDSVHGYNSKTLQDRDENDTGITQFYTTSNNSIEVTEKGVDAASLFNSSGTGLNLREGQGIWVSYTDAKYSTNPNDTAAFDPNNQATQNGVIFWGSADTATTLDITLNGVRIQNDSIRSIQDAIAYINTFTAPTDTRAGTGVKAVAKANGAGIEFVNDNADGTTDNMKNIRLNVNAGNTAGEARDMTWGAATSSFTASVTPNPNPAAGATSWIDGAMNVEIITAHKYIYTSTPTDIGVMYNPDSGKTFTPNGGAGNYQRPDPANDPEGAAYWDAMNGGLLNTNARVFRTTEDLRELFQRDARYGVDYDGSGDFALDDVNEAVKVVVNASGSYAISNANEISNLPAGIQQAANAPTPVNAKNMSFNITSYTDEQGTVSTNDLFTQIFKAFDGPQPAGSQIKESEVLKLSAFSAGLLVYDSLGGRHTLEVQFVKQTTTRDGGNEWQMIIRVPEPAEINTTGEGPTNIVVGSARFNNDGSLASYSPRTVNFSPNNGAAPNQLIKLSFGTSGSNDGIVSSNSASTLTGQATDGYTSGNLKPDALRVDEKGNILGEFTNGLTFAVAKIAMASVSNNSGLEEIGGNLFKITANSGAIVVGEAGTGGRGEMKTSALEMSNTDLSRALTELIIIQRGYQANSKTISTSDQLLNTLIQLKQ, encoded by the coding sequence ATGATGAGATCACTTTGGTCTGGAGTTTCCGGACTTCAAACACATCAAATTGCAATGGACGTTGAGGGTAACAACATTGCAAATGTCAATACCAACGGATTTAAATATTCTCGTGCAGATTTTGGCACTATGTTTTCTCAAACCGTAAAGATTGCCACCGTTCCAACAGACGGCAGAGGAGGGCAAAACCCCTTACAAATCGGACTTGGTGCGTCTGTAAGCTCGACCACTCGCATCCATTCTCAAGGCTCTGTGCAAACCACAGATAAAAACACCGACGTTGCGATTAATGGTGATGGTTTTTTTATGGTTTCAGATGATGGAGGACTCACAAATTATCTCACAAGAAACGGGGATTTTAAACTTGATGCGTATGGAAATTTTGTGAATAATACAGGTTTTATCGTGCAAGGCTGGAATATCAACTGGGCTGACCAGACCATCGATAGTTCGCGTATTCCGGGAAATATTTTTATTGACCCGGGTATGCACATCCCTGCACAAAAATCCACCGAAGTCTCTATCAAAGCTAATCTTAATAGCGGTCTTAATATCGGCACATCAAGCCGCAATCTCTACGCCCTTGACTCCGTGCATGGATACAACTCAAAAACCTTGCAGGATAGAGATGAAAACGATACCGGAATCACTCAATTCTACACCACTTCAAACAATTCTATAGAAGTGACAGAAAAAGGTGTCGATGCGGCTTCTTTGTTTAACTCAAGCGGAACAGGGCTCAATCTTAGAGAGGGACAAGGCATTTGGGTTTCTTATACAGATGCGAAGTATTCTACAAATCCAAATGACACCGCCGCCTTTGACCCAAACAATCAAGCCACTCAAAATGGTGTTATTTTTTGGGGAAGTGCCGATACAGCCACCACGCTTGATATTACGCTCAATGGAGTGCGTATTCAAAATGACAGCATAAGAAGCATACAAGATGCTATCGCTTATATCAACACCTTCACCGCTCCAACCGATACAAGAGCGGGCACAGGAGTTAAGGCTGTGGCTAAGGCAAATGGTGCGGGGATAGAATTTGTCAATGACAATGCCGATGGCACAACAGACAATATGAAAAACATACGATTGAATGTCAATGCAGGCAATACCGCAGGAGAAGCAAGAGATATGACTTGGGGCGCAGCGACGAGTTCTTTCACCGCGTCCGTTACACCTAACCCAAATCCAGCAGCGGGTGCAACTTCTTGGATAGATGGAGCGATGAATGTAGAAATCATCACAGCGCATAAATACATCTACACCTCAACGCCTACCGATATAGGAGTGATGTATAATCCTGATAGTGGAAAGACATTCACTCCAAATGGGGGTGCAGGTAACTATCAACGCCCTGACCCAGCGAATGACCCTGAAGGTGCAGCTTACTGGGACGCTATGAATGGAGGTTTGCTCAATACTAATGCAAGAGTTTTTAGAACCACAGAGGATTTAAGAGAGCTTTTCCAAAGAGATGCAAGATATGGGGTTGATTATGATGGAAGCGGAGACTTTGCACTTGATGATGTGAATGAAGCGGTTAAGGTTGTGGTGAATGCAAGTGGGAGTTATGCTATCTCTAATGCGAATGAAATTTCAAATTTGCCTGCAGGGATTCAACAAGCTGCAAACGCTCCTACGCCTGTGAATGCGAAAAATATGAGCTTTAATATCACTTCTTATACGGATGAGCAAGGCACAGTGAGCACAAATGACCTTTTCACTCAAATTTTTAAAGCCTTTGATGGACCACAACCTGCGGGAAGTCAGATTAAAGAGAGTGAAGTGCTTAAGCTTTCAGCCTTTTCTGCGGGGCTTTTGGTCTATGATTCTTTAGGGGGACGCCACACCTTAGAAGTGCAATTTGTCAAACAAACCACCACAAGAGACGGGGGAAATGAATGGCAGATGATTATTCGTGTGCCTGAACCTGCGGAGATTAACACAACGGGAGAGGGACCGACAAATATCGTTGTGGGAAGTGCGAGATTCAATAATGATGGCTCTTTGGCGTCTTATTCTCCAAGAACGGTTAATTTCTCACCAAACAATGGAGCCGCACCAAATCAGCTCATTAAGCTTTCTTTTGGAACAAGCGGAAGCAATGACGGAATCGTGAGCTCAAACTCTGCTTCAACTCTGACTGGACAAGCCACAGACGGCTACACTTCGGGCAATCTCAAACCTGATGCCCTAAGAGTGGATGAAAAGGGAAATATCTTAGGTGAATTCACAAACGGACTCACCTTTGCTGTGGCAAAAATCGCAATGGCGAGTGTTTCAAATAATTCTGGTCTTGAAGAAATCGGCGGAAATTTGTTTAAGATTACTGCGAATTCGGGAGCAATTGTCGTTGGAGAGGCTGGAACAGGCGGAAGGGGAGAGATGAAAACTTCAGCCCTTGAAATGTCAAATACAGACTTAAGCCGTGCTTTAACCGAACTCATTATCATACAAAGGGGTTATCAAGCCAATTCCAAGACCATTTCAACAAGTGATCAGCTTTTAAACACCTTAATACAGCTTAAACAATAA